In the genome of Granulibacter bethesdensis CGDNIH1, one region contains:
- a CDS encoding HAD family hydrolase, with amino-acid sequence MRTVPLRMVIFDCDGVLIDSETIASRVVAASLTEEGLPMTPDEAHRIFLGMSLIDMVPLIEKMLGRPVSPGWRPALASALLKALETESVPVPGAKEVLEGMAALGLEWRVASNSSQAEMAVKFARTGLSYLTEGRTFSGGPGGSLKPKPAPDVFLAAAADAGIPAEACVVVEDSIPGSRGAHAAGMEVLGFAPYGDGAALKAEGATVFRALSELPVLFRQRMQVDSTVTA; translated from the coding sequence ATGAGAACAGTACCTCTGCGCATGGTGATCTTCGATTGTGATGGCGTGCTGATCGACAGCGAAACCATTGCTTCCCGTGTTGTGGCAGCCAGCCTGACCGAAGAAGGGTTGCCGATGACGCCTGATGAGGCACACCGTATTTTTCTGGGCATGTCGTTGATTGATATGGTGCCCCTGATCGAAAAAATGCTGGGCCGTCCGGTGTCGCCCGGCTGGCGCCCGGCCTTGGCAAGCGCGTTGCTGAAAGCACTGGAAACGGAATCCGTCCCTGTGCCGGGGGCAAAAGAGGTTCTGGAGGGGATGGCGGCGCTGGGTCTGGAATGGCGGGTTGCCTCCAACAGTTCCCAGGCAGAAATGGCCGTCAAATTTGCTCGGACCGGTCTTAGCTATCTGACAGAAGGCCGGACTTTCAGCGGCGGGCCGGGAGGTTCCCTCAAACCGAAACCTGCCCCGGATGTATTTCTGGCTGCGGCGGCCGATGCGGGCATTCCAGCTGAGGCATGTGTTGTGGTGGAAGACAGTATCCCTGGCTCACGCGGTGCGCATGCTGCCGGTATGGAGGTTCTGGGTTTCGCACCGTATGGCGATGGTGCAGCCCTGAAAGCGGAAGGCGCTACAGTGTTCAGGGCCTTGTCCGAACTGCCGGTGTTATTCCGGCAACGGATGCAGGTGGATAGCACGGTGACAGCATGA
- a CDS encoding DUF2244 domain-containing protein yields MWRLTEKNSDGFPVTEAIIIPHRSLSRRGLALVCGGLCLLSGLGVLFSLMIHAWPVAGFAGLEAPLAIAALLWNARAVRQTEIVTLSGTGPGIAHIDARGRSRHMKIRPGWLRLRLEECPGRVPQLILSSRDGEFELARSLGEDEKRALAETLQDALYRVQNPVFDNPQLVTAD; encoded by the coding sequence ATGTGGCGATTGACGGAAAAAAACTCCGACGGGTTTCCGGTCACGGAAGCCATCATTATCCCGCATCGCAGCCTGTCCCGCCGCGGGCTGGCGCTGGTGTGTGGGGGGCTGTGCCTGTTATCCGGGCTGGGTGTCCTCTTTTCCCTGATGATTCATGCCTGGCCCGTGGCCGGATTTGCCGGGCTGGAAGCCCCGCTGGCCATCGCTGCTTTGCTATGGAATGCCAGAGCTGTCCGCCAAACCGAGATCGTCACCCTGAGCGGAACTGGTCCCGGCATTGCCCATATCGATGCAAGGGGACGCAGCCGCCATATGAAAATAAGGCCGGGATGGCTGCGTTTGCGGCTGGAGGAATGTCCGGGGCGCGTGCCGCAACTGATCCTGTCATCCCGTGATGGTGAATTCGAACTGGCACGTTCACTGGGGGAGGACGAAAAACGCGCCCTGGCGGAAACTCTCCAGGACGCGTTGTACAGGGTTCAGAACCCGGTTTTCGATAATCCCCAGCTTGTTACTGCAGATTAA
- the hemJ gene encoding protoporphyrinogen oxidase HemJ, whose translation MTVSFLTPFYLWIKTAHIASMIAWMAGLFYLPRLYVYHCGLKRGSEESERFKIMERRLLKQIINPAMMATWLFGILLVLTPGVIDWSRGWWHVKLLCVLLMSGFHGAMSKWRRDFLEDRNTRTHRFYRIANEVPTLLMLIIVTMVIVRPF comes from the coding sequence ATGACCGTTTCATTTCTGACCCCTTTTTATCTGTGGATCAAAACGGCCCATATCGCCAGCATGATCGCCTGGATGGCTGGTTTGTTTTATCTGCCCCGACTGTATGTCTATCATTGCGGATTAAAGCGCGGGAGCGAGGAAAGCGAACGTTTCAAGATCATGGAGCGTCGTTTGCTGAAGCAGATCATCAATCCGGCGATGATGGCGACATGGTTATTTGGAATTCTTCTTGTGCTGACGCCCGGTGTTATCGACTGGAGCCGCGGCTGGTGGCATGTCAAACTGCTTTGTGTGCTGCTGATGAGCGGTTTTCATGGCGCGATGTCGAAATGGCGGCGTGATTTTCTGGAAGACCGCAACACACGGACGCACAGATTTTACAGAATTGCCAATGAAGTTCCGACTCTTCTGATGCTGATCATCGTAACGATGGTGATCGTAAGACCTTTCTGA
- a CDS encoding inorganic phosphate transporter, whose protein sequence is MVMPTTSKAGQLTGIIVSLLLVIGVVYAAFHLSNDLEGVSYPTALPFVLLGIALAIALGFEFVNGFHDTANAVATVIYTNSLPAHFAVVWSGIWNFLGVLASSGGVAFTVVSLLPVELILQVGSDAGFAMVFALLVAAILWNLATWYVGIPNSSSHTLIGSIIGVGLMNQLMAGPNGTSGVDWAQALNVLRSLLFSPVAGFLLAGLGMLLLRGLVKIPTLYKAPEGKQPPPWPIRALLVLTCTGVSFSHGSNDGQKGMGLIMLILIGTVPTAYALNHTVDGQKLIALHHSSLQTVQILDDLSAARHAPAVSLDAARNRVTAAIQKKKALSDTASALAALIKDVNAKLESRVALRDVPHDQAGNIRNDFYLISHALPFVEKTATLTPQQKSVFESFTAQANNATQFIPLWVKVCVALALGLGTMVGWRRIVVTVGERIGKEHLTYAQGAVAESVAMGLIQAADMYHLPVSTTHVLTSGVAGTMAANGSGLQAKTVRSLLMAWVLTLPASILLAGGLFWAFRSMFTG, encoded by the coding sequence ATGGTTATGCCGACAACAAGCAAAGCCGGGCAGCTGACCGGGATTATCGTCAGCCTGCTGCTGGTTATTGGTGTCGTATATGCCGCTTTTCATCTGTCGAATGATCTTGAGGGTGTCAGTTATCCCACTGCTCTGCCCTTTGTTCTGCTCGGGATTGCTCTGGCGATTGCGCTTGGCTTTGAATTCGTCAACGGTTTTCACGATACCGCCAATGCTGTGGCGACAGTGATCTATACCAATTCCCTGCCCGCCCATTTCGCTGTGGTCTGGTCGGGCATATGGAACTTCCTGGGTGTTCTGGCTTCCTCGGGTGGTGTCGCCTTCACAGTCGTCTCTTTGCTGCCGGTTGAACTCATCCTTCAGGTTGGCAGCGATGCCGGATTTGCGATGGTATTTGCGCTGCTGGTGGCAGCGATTTTGTGGAATCTGGCTACCTGGTATGTCGGTATTCCCAATTCTTCCTCTCATACTCTGATTGGCTCCATTATCGGGGTCGGTCTGATGAATCAGCTGATGGCCGGTCCGAATGGCACCAGCGGCGTGGACTGGGCACAGGCTCTGAATGTCCTGCGTTCCCTGCTGTTCAGTCCTGTTGCCGGATTTTTGCTGGCTGGTCTGGGGATGCTGCTGCTGCGCGGGCTGGTGAAAATCCCGACCTTGTACAAGGCACCGGAAGGAAAACAGCCGCCACCCTGGCCGATCCGTGCTCTGCTGGTTCTGACCTGCACCGGCGTCAGCTTCAGCCATGGCTCCAATGATGGTCAGAAAGGTATGGGCCTGATCATGCTGATCCTGATCGGCACGGTTCCCACGGCTTATGCGCTGAACCATACCGTTGATGGTCAGAAACTGATCGCGCTGCACCATTCGTCCCTGCAGACGGTCCAGATACTTGATGACCTGTCTGCTGCCAGACATGCTCCTGCCGTGTCACTGGATGCGGCCCGCAACAGGGTGACGGCTGCGATACAGAAAAAGAAAGCCCTGTCTGATACGGCATCCGCGCTGGCCGCCTTGATCAAAGATGTGAATGCAAAGCTGGAAAGCCGGGTTGCACTGCGCGATGTGCCGCATGATCAGGCAGGCAATATCCGTAATGATTTCTACCTGATCAGCCATGCCCTGCCGTTCGTGGAAAAAACCGCCACTCTGACGCCGCAGCAGAAATCGGTTTTCGAGAGTTTCACGGCTCAGGCGAACAACGCTACCCAGTTCATTCCCCTCTGGGTCAAGGTCTGTGTGGCTCTTGCGCTCGGGCTTGGCACCATGGTCGGCTGGCGTCGCATCGTGGTGACGGTCGGGGAGCGCATCGGCAAGGAGCATCTGACTTATGCGCAGGGTGCGGTTGCTGAAAGCGTGGCAATGGGCCTGATTCAGGCAGCCGATATGTATCACCTGCCGGTCAGCACCACCCATGTGCTGACATCCGGTGTGGCGGGTACGATGGCAGCAAACGGATCCGGCCTGCAGGCGAAAACAGTGCGCAGTCTGCTCATGGCTTGGGTGCTGACCCTGCCTGCCTCGATCCTTCTGGCGGGCGGTCTGTTCTGGGCTTTCCGCAGTATGTTTACCGGTTAA
- a CDS encoding 23S rRNA (adenine(2030)-N(6))-methyltransferase RlmJ yields MNYRHAFHAGNFADCHKHALMVALLTALRQKEAPFFVLDTHAGTGETLLTDGPAARTGEWREGIGLLLDDPAPVLASYLALVTSLGMERSLYPGSPLIARAMLRPQDRMAVCELHPEDCASLAERFRGDPYCAIHRRDGWKALETMLPPKTASSGGVLPRRGLTLIDPPFEQPDEHRRLADAMLRAQQRFPTGMVAGWYPIKGGAPARLLRHQLQDAGLKRVLIAELFLHPPTDTTRLNGSGMAILNPPWQFGDDARAIMQALKTGLKACEIRVDEFGTDCAPSAPGAMEHKTQ; encoded by the coding sequence ATGAATTATCGCCATGCTTTCCACGCTGGAAACTTCGCCGATTGCCATAAGCATGCCCTGATGGTCGCATTGCTGACTGCTCTGCGACAAAAAGAGGCTCCGTTCTTCGTGCTCGATACCCATGCGGGCACCGGCGAGACCCTGCTGACGGACGGACCAGCCGCCCGGACCGGCGAATGGAGGGAGGGAATCGGTCTGCTGCTGGATGATCCGGCTCCGGTGCTGGCGTCTTATCTGGCACTGGTCACATCATTGGGCATGGAGCGGAGCCTCTATCCCGGTTCTCCCCTGATTGCCCGCGCCATGCTGCGTCCTCAGGACCGTATGGCGGTGTGTGAACTCCATCCCGAAGATTGCGCCAGCCTCGCCGAGCGGTTCAGAGGAGACCCCTATTGCGCCATCCATCGCCGTGACGGGTGGAAAGCGCTGGAAACCATGTTGCCTCCGAAAACCGCTTCCTCCGGCGGTGTCCTGCCCAGACGCGGCCTGACCCTGATCGATCCGCCTTTCGAGCAACCGGATGAACACCGCCGCCTGGCCGATGCCATGCTGAGGGCGCAACAACGCTTTCCTACCGGCATGGTCGCCGGGTGGTATCCGATCAAGGGCGGTGCTCCGGCCCGGTTGCTGCGGCATCAGTTGCAGGATGCCGGGCTGAAACGGGTGCTGATCGCCGAATTATTCCTTCACCCGCCCACGGATACGACACGTCTTAACGGAAGTGGCATGGCCATCCTCAACCCACCCTGGCAATTTGGCGATGACGCCCGCGCGATCATGCAGGCTCTGAAAACCGGATTGAAGGCGTGTGAGATCCGCGTGGATGAATTCGGAACTGATTGTGCGCCTTCTGCCCCGGGGGCCATGGAACATAAAACACAATGA
- a CDS encoding uroporphyrinogen-III synthase: MSLPISSRIERPAILVTRPEPGASATARRLDALGFTPVLAPALEVEIRADALVEEALPDLQAVLVTSANAIPALDPLRSLPLFAVGDATARAAQAAGHQDVTSAGKDADRLLMLVRARLDPAGKPLLLASGEEQGAFLYQGLSQSGFTVLHRFVYCARPVQALPEQAEQALRILMEGAAPSAGVAGLKAVLFFSPETARSFVRLLDRAGLADAASGLVACVISPAVVEAITALTWRDIRVAAQPTQDDLLALLR, translated from the coding sequence ATGAGCCTTCCGATCTCGTCCCGCATTGAACGGCCCGCCATCCTGGTTACCCGGCCCGAGCCGGGTGCTTCGGCGACGGCGCGACGGCTGGACGCACTCGGTTTTACGCCGGTGCTGGCCCCTGCGCTGGAGGTTGAAATCCGCGCCGATGCGCTGGTGGAGGAGGCACTGCCTGATTTGCAGGCGGTGCTGGTGACCAGCGCCAATGCGATTCCCGCGCTTGATCCGCTGCGTTCTTTGCCTCTGTTCGCAGTAGGGGATGCCACAGCAAGGGCGGCGCAGGCGGCAGGTCATCAGGATGTGACCAGTGCCGGAAAAGATGCAGACCGTCTGCTGATGCTTGTTCGTGCCCGGCTTGACCCGGCTGGAAAGCCGCTGCTGCTTGCCTCGGGAGAGGAACAGGGCGCGTTTTTGTATCAAGGATTGAGCCAGAGCGGGTTCACCGTTCTGCATCGTTTCGTATACTGCGCCCGCCCGGTGCAGGCTCTGCCCGAACAGGCGGAGCAGGCTCTGCGCATTCTGATGGAAGGGGCTGCCCCCTCTGCGGGGGTGGCCGGATTGAAGGCGGTCCTGTTCTTTTCACCGGAAACGGCACGGAGTTTCGTGCGTCTTCTGGACAGGGCCGGATTGGCCGATGCGGCGTCGGGGCTGGTGGCCTGTGTCATCTCCCCCGCGGTCGTGGAGGCCATCACTGCTTTAACCTGGAGGGATATACGTGTCGCAGCGCAGCCTACTCAGGACGATCTTCTGGCCCTCCTGCGATGA
- a CDS encoding NAD(P)H-dependent glycerol-3-phosphate dehydrogenase codes for MTDAGLNDVLVVGAGAWGTALAIQAARAGRRVRLWARSEETAIRLQKTRHNPRLPGIVIHDTVTVTHQLDQAAFALLAVPMQHMRAVAQNLPPMRLITCCKGVESKTGLFPLEILATLFPALPHAVLSGPNFAHEVAAGLPAASVIASTDAGLRSDLIHALGSAGFRLYGNADPVGAQVGGAAKNVIAIAAGATIGAGLGENARAALVTRGIAELSRLAVMLGGQAATVAGLSGLGDLLLTCTGKASRNFRLGFALGQGMALDQALATSEGVVEGVMTAPALLQRAGPDADLPVISAVAAMVSGQADFQEAMSALLSRPVRDE; via the coding sequence ATGACGGATGCCGGTTTGAACGATGTTCTGGTTGTCGGTGCCGGTGCGTGGGGCACCGCCCTGGCCATTCAGGCAGCAAGGGCGGGGCGGCGCGTGCGGCTGTGGGCACGCAGCGAGGAGACAGCCATCCGTTTGCAGAAAACCCGCCACAATCCCCGGCTGCCCGGTATCGTGATACACGACACGGTAACAGTCACTCACCAGCTGGATCAAGCCGCCTTCGCCCTGCTGGCTGTGCCGATGCAGCATATGCGGGCGGTCGCACAAAACCTGCCGCCCATGCGACTGATCACCTGCTGCAAGGGGGTGGAGAGTAAGACCGGACTGTTTCCGCTGGAAATTCTGGCAACCCTGTTTCCCGCTCTGCCCCATGCCGTGCTCAGTGGCCCGAATTTCGCGCATGAAGTCGCTGCCGGGCTGCCGGCGGCTTCCGTCATCGCCAGCACGGATGCCGGATTGAGAAGCGATCTTATCCATGCTCTCGGCAGTGCCGGATTCCGACTATACGGCAATGCCGATCCTGTCGGTGCGCAGGTGGGCGGCGCAGCCAAAAACGTCATCGCCATCGCCGCAGGGGCCACGATCGGTGCAGGCTTGGGGGAAAATGCCCGTGCCGCGCTGGTGACCCGCGGCATTGCCGAATTGTCGCGTCTGGCTGTCATGCTGGGGGGGCAGGCCGCAACAGTGGCCGGTTTATCGGGGCTGGGCGATCTGCTGCTGACCTGTACCGGAAAAGCCAGCCGCAATTTCCGCCTCGGCTTCGCGCTTGGACAAGGGATGGCGCTGGATCAGGCGCTGGCCACCAGTGAAGGGGTGGTGGAAGGCGTCATGACTGCCCCCGCCTTGCTGCAGCGGGCCGGGCCGGATGCCGATTTGCCAGTCATTTCCGCTGTTGCCGCGATGGTCTCCGGCCAAGCCGATTTTCAGGAAGCCATGAGCGCATTGCTGTCCCGTCCGGTCAGAGACGAATAA
- a CDS encoding COG4223 family protein: MNESDKTGPQIDGHADEMSGAIPSSSPQPSSTQKPDSTNRQETLPRAALVLAVGALVLGGVSLYLGVQSQPTDPVLLARLEALEENVTSRHDTERPAIKKMEEQIEDLGTTLHRQMQSLAGFVRAHTARLDTLEHRPAARDEATVTAVDALTKRVDDITAEQKRFRDLSDSERDRMQAALHVLESRLTKLDAEQQGAVQALQQARERLNEIAGEAGKVTALADRAGRLARLQAASSALGRGEKLGDIPNAPPALTRFAQEAPPTLAALTLSFETVAQRALEASRPDVSHASFWETVKQKAETLVTVRRGDQVLVGDPAAGVIARARKALDAGDLAGAVRTLDALTGPAVQAVSGWKAQAQALLDAQAALSDMAAHA, from the coding sequence ATGAATGAGTCAGACAAGACCGGGCCGCAGATTGATGGCCATGCGGACGAGATGAGCGGGGCAATTCCCTCTTCTTCCCCTCAGCCTTCATCCACGCAGAAACCGGACAGCACGAACCGGCAGGAAACTCTTCCCCGTGCTGCGCTGGTCCTGGCGGTGGGTGCGCTCGTTCTTGGGGGAGTATCGTTGTATCTGGGCGTACAATCGCAGCCGACCGATCCCGTGCTGCTGGCACGATTGGAGGCGCTGGAGGAAAACGTCACCAGCCGCCATGACACCGAACGGCCTGCCATCAAGAAGATGGAGGAACAGATCGAGGATCTTGGCACCACGCTTCACCGGCAGATGCAATCACTTGCGGGCTTTGTACGTGCTCATACAGCGCGTCTCGACACGCTTGAACACCGCCCTGCCGCCCGCGATGAAGCGACCGTGACTGCGGTTGATGCGTTGACGAAGCGCGTGGATGACATCACGGCAGAGCAAAAGCGATTCAGGGATCTTTCCGATTCTGAACGCGATCGGATGCAGGCCGCGCTTCACGTACTGGAATCTCGCCTCACGAAACTGGATGCAGAGCAGCAAGGGGCGGTGCAGGCGCTGCAACAGGCGCGTGAACGCCTGAACGAAATCGCCGGGGAGGCCGGAAAAGTAACGGCGCTGGCCGATCGGGCGGGCAGGCTGGCCCGTCTTCAGGCTGCCTCCTCTGCTCTTGGCCGGGGCGAGAAGCTGGGTGATATTCCAAATGCGCCGCCTGCCTTGACCCGCTTTGCGCAGGAGGCCCCTCCGACCTTGGCGGCGCTGACCTTGTCTTTCGAGACTGTGGCACAGCGTGCTCTGGAAGCATCCCGCCCGGATGTGAGTCATGCTTCCTTCTGGGAAACTGTAAAACAAAAAGCCGAAACGCTGGTCACCGTCCGGCGGGGGGATCAGGTTCTGGTGGGTGATCCTGCGGCTGGTGTCATTGCCCGGGCCAGAAAAGCATTGGATGCGGGTGATCTTGCCGGGGCCGTCAGGACACTGGATGCGCTGACGGGGCCGGCGGTGCAGGCTGTCAGTGGCTGGAAAGCGCAGGCACAGGCTCTGCTGGATGCGCAGGCTGCGCTGTCCGATATGGCGGCACACGCCTGA
- the hemC gene encoding hydroxymethylbilane synthase: MQPAHPPSGHPSGPTTPSSTPPSSHVGMHGLPLRVGTRASPLALVQTRAFLARLRSFCPILRDMEVFEEHQINTTGDRVQDRRLAEIGGKGLFAKEIHEALADRRIDFAVHSLKDLETQLPPGIVLACTLKREDARDAIILPPGFTPPPPGDPFSVLQQGALVGTSSVRRQAQLAHARPDLRFATIRGNVQTRLAKLARGECDASLLALAGLRRLDMEQAASVVLDTEIMVPAACQGIVGVTVREDDYALRDLLAGIEDREAKAVSTAERALLNLLDGSCRTPIGGHARILSGGVLHLTGLVAAEDGSFLLRRTLQGAVSEAEALGAELGRSLRADSPPDIFLD, translated from the coding sequence ATGCAACCCGCCCACCCCCCCTCTGGTCATCCCTCTGGCCCCACAACGCCCTCTTCTACGCCGCCATCCTCCCATGTGGGGATGCATGGCCTGCCTTTACGGGTCGGCACACGCGCTTCTCCTCTTGCCCTGGTGCAAACCCGTGCCTTTCTCGCCCGGCTGCGCAGCTTCTGCCCGATCCTGCGGGATATGGAGGTGTTCGAGGAACATCAGATCAACACCACCGGCGATCGTGTGCAGGACCGGCGTCTGGCGGAGATTGGCGGCAAAGGTCTGTTTGCCAAGGAAATTCACGAAGCGCTGGCTGACCGGCGGATCGACTTCGCGGTTCACAGCCTGAAGGATCTGGAAACCCAGCTTCCCCCCGGCATCGTACTGGCCTGCACCCTCAAGCGCGAAGACGCGCGGGATGCGATTATCCTTCCCCCCGGCTTCACCCCGCCCCCGCCGGGAGATCCGTTCAGCGTGCTGCAACAGGGCGCGCTGGTCGGCACCTCATCGGTACGGAGACAGGCCCAGCTGGCCCATGCCCGCCCTGATCTTCGTTTTGCAACGATCCGTGGCAATGTCCAGACCCGCCTTGCCAAGCTGGCGCGGGGGGAATGCGATGCCAGCCTTCTCGCTCTGGCCGGGCTGCGGCGGCTGGATATGGAGCAGGCGGCAAGCGTGGTGCTGGATACCGAAATCATGGTGCCTGCCGCCTGTCAGGGCATTGTCGGCGTCACGGTGCGGGAAGACGATTACGCTCTGCGCGACCTGCTGGCCGGGATCGAGGATCGGGAAGCCAAGGCGGTCTCCACCGCGGAACGCGCGTTGCTCAATCTGCTGGATGGGTCCTGCCGTACGCCGATCGGCGGACATGCGCGGATATTGTCGGGGGGTGTGCTGCATCTGACCGGTCTGGTCGCCGCTGAGGATGGCAGCTTTCTGCTGCGCCGGACGTTGCAGGGTGCGGTTTCGGAAGCGGAGGCGCTGGGCGCCGAACTCGGGCGCAGCCTGCGTGCCGACAGCCCGCCCGATATTTTCCTCGATTAA
- the tsaD gene encoding tRNA (adenosine(37)-N6)-threonylcarbamoyltransferase complex transferase subunit TsaD, whose amino-acid sequence MTPNLPETHEAVDFPASENLFPGPVLGIETSCDETAAAVLDGSGRILAEIVLSQYDDHARFGGVVPEIAARAHLAYLPGMVTEVMDKAGLRFQDLAAIAATSGPGLIGGLLVGAGLGKGLALAAKRPFIAINHLEAHALAALLPALGGVAEITSGEHFPFLLMLLSGGHCQCILVEGVGRYRRLGGTIDDAVGEAFDKVGKLLGLGWPGGPALERLALQGNPHALAFPRPMKGRVGCDFSFSGLKTAVAQYVARFPDGPLPLSDAADIAASFQAAVADVMADRATAALAMADEIAPAKMLVVSGGVAANAAIRAALSTAAEHRGIAMLAPPPRLCTDNAVMVAWAGLHRLKYGAVSGLDHAPLPRWPLDAPDMALPESTTP is encoded by the coding sequence ATGACCCCCAATCTGCCGGAAACGCATGAAGCAGTGGATTTTCCGGCTTCCGAAAACCTTTTTCCGGGTCCGGTCCTGGGTATCGAGACCTCCTGCGATGAAACCGCCGCTGCCGTCCTGGACGGATCTGGCCGTATTCTGGCGGAAATCGTGTTGAGCCAGTACGACGATCATGCCCGCTTCGGCGGGGTGGTGCCGGAAATCGCCGCCCGTGCCCATCTGGCCTATCTGCCCGGCATGGTGACAGAGGTAATGGACAAAGCCGGACTCCGTTTTCAGGATCTGGCCGCGATTGCCGCAACCTCCGGTCCGGGGCTGATCGGTGGATTGCTGGTGGGGGCGGGGTTGGGCAAAGGTCTGGCTCTGGCGGCAAAACGACCCTTTATCGCCATCAATCATCTGGAAGCTCATGCTCTGGCCGCGCTGCTGCCGGCATTGGGTGGGGTGGCGGAAATAACCTCCGGTGAGCATTTCCCTTTCCTGCTGATGCTGCTGTCCGGCGGTCATTGCCAGTGCATTCTGGTCGAGGGGGTCGGACGTTACCGGCGGCTCGGCGGCACGATCGACGATGCGGTCGGGGAGGCCTTCGACAAGGTCGGCAAGCTGCTGGGGCTGGGCTGGCCCGGCGGTCCGGCGCTGGAGCGGCTGGCCTTGCAGGGCAATCCACACGCCCTTGCTTTTCCCCGCCCCATGAAGGGCAGGGTGGGGTGCGATTTCAGTTTTTCGGGACTGAAGACGGCGGTGGCCCAGTATGTTGCCCGGTTTCCGGACGGGCCGCTGCCTTTATCCGATGCTGCCGACATAGCCGCCAGTTTTCAGGCCGCCGTTGCCGATGTCATGGCCGACCGCGCCACCGCCGCCCTTGCTATGGCGGATGAGATCGCGCCCGCGAAAATGCTCGTCGTCTCCGGCGGGGTCGCGGCCAATGCAGCGATCCGGGCGGCGCTTTCCACCGCCGCCGAGCATCGTGGCATTGCCATGCTCGCCCCACCACCCCGGCTGTGCACCGATAATGCCGTTATGGTGGCCTGGGCCGGGCTGCATCGTCTGAAATATGGCGCGGTCTCCGGTCTGGATCATGCCCCCCTGCCACGCTGGCCGCTGGATGCGCCGGATATGGCGCTGCCGGAATCGACCACGCCATGA
- the nth gene encoding endonuclease III, with protein MSTSSSLSAADPVSASPRMTRAQVIGFLDALAKANPDPKSELIYTSNFTLLVAVVLSAQTTDVAVNKATRSLFEQAPDPASMVALGEEGIARHIRSIGLWQAKARNVAALSQQLLDRFGGEVPADREALESLPGVGRKTANVVLSVAFDQPTMAVDTHVFRLGNRTGIAPGKTTRMVEDALVARIPADRLGMAHHWLILHGRYVCKARRPECWRCVGAEWCRYPAKVLVPPVR; from the coding sequence ATGTCCACCTCTTCTTCTCTTTCTGCTGCCGATCCTGTTTCTGCCAGCCCGCGTATGACCAGGGCGCAGGTAATCGGTTTTCTGGATGCGCTTGCCAAAGCCAATCCAGATCCGAAAAGTGAGCTGATCTACACCTCCAATTTCACGTTGCTGGTTGCGGTCGTGTTGTCGGCCCAGACCACGGATGTGGCGGTGAACAAGGCCACACGGAGCCTGTTTGAACAGGCCCCCGATCCTGCTTCGATGGTGGCGCTGGGGGAGGAAGGGATTGCCCGTCATATCCGTTCCATCGGGCTATGGCAGGCAAAAGCGCGGAATGTCGCGGCCTTGTCGCAGCAATTGCTGGATCGTTTCGGCGGGGAGGTTCCTGCCGATCGGGAGGCTCTGGAATCTCTGCCGGGTGTTGGCCGCAAGACCGCGAATGTTGTGCTGAGCGTGGCGTTCGATCAGCCGACCATGGCGGTGGATACGCATGTGTTTCGGCTGGGTAACCGTACTGGCATTGCGCCCGGCAAGACCACGCGCATGGTCGAGGATGCACTGGTGGCGCGTATCCCGGCGGACAGGCTGGGCATGGCGCATCACTGGCTGATCTTGCATGGACGCTATGTCTGCAAGGCGCGCCGTCCGGAATGCTGGCGATGTGTGGGGGCAGAATGGTGCCGTTACCCGGCCAAGGTGCTGGTGCCGCCTGTCAGGTAA